The proteins below are encoded in one region of Candidatus Limnocylindria bacterium:
- a CDS encoding GAF domain-containing protein codes for MHPQGSSSSNADTRGADEVEIGQAPSRFERAITWTRIAGAVAALLIAPLLPNLGLPYVLALSGFLVAWAVVLHVLSGRASTPADLEQTSKVAFVGDCIVIFLGMLVVTPDPNWVLFPIFAVLFIITAAFRLGDVGAGAATLIVSLEFLGLAIWRERALGLPITLPYLAFIVVLYGLTALIVSAMLREVGVMRRERTALIRDASDALELRRADRERRELLDRERAARTEAEIATARLEALQRITDAALARSGLDDQLSEMLRRIMPVFDARAALALVPSLPAGSFSVRAAVGIDQMLRAPVRVHGGDAERAIQAHRPMPILDLSAAELDALVGSSVQASVVAPLHAEGELVGLLYLASDHGHAFTSDELGLLRLIAERVAGTIDRAALLESERRARGAAEAAEGRMRLLLEAGEALSEETAVQRRLEQITRLAVPKLADFCAIDLLEEDGSLRRVALAALEVDVERANWAVASRYRRDPLGTHPVWEVLRDARPLVWDEVDPDRLQRLARNGDHLRQLLERGICSWMGVPLRVEGRVRGAMSFTNAESRRRFAPDDLATAEELAGRVAAAIARSPGDTIA; via the coding sequence GTGCACCCGCAAGGGTCTTCCTCATCGAACGCTGACACTCGCGGCGCGGACGAGGTCGAGATCGGCCAGGCGCCTAGTCGTTTCGAGCGTGCGATCACGTGGACGCGCATCGCGGGCGCGGTCGCGGCGCTGCTCATCGCCCCGCTCCTTCCGAACCTGGGACTCCCATACGTGCTCGCGCTCTCGGGCTTCCTGGTGGCGTGGGCGGTCGTGCTGCATGTCCTGTCCGGACGCGCGAGCACCCCGGCGGATCTCGAGCAGACCTCGAAGGTGGCCTTCGTCGGGGACTGCATCGTCATCTTCCTCGGGATGCTGGTGGTCACGCCTGACCCGAACTGGGTCCTGTTCCCGATCTTCGCCGTGCTGTTCATCATCACCGCCGCGTTCCGACTCGGCGATGTCGGAGCGGGCGCCGCGACGCTCATCGTGTCGCTCGAATTCCTCGGCCTTGCGATCTGGCGCGAGCGTGCGCTGGGTCTGCCGATCACGCTTCCCTACCTGGCGTTCATCGTCGTCCTCTACGGACTTACCGCGCTCATCGTCTCGGCGATGCTGCGCGAGGTGGGCGTCATGCGGCGCGAGCGCACGGCGCTCATCCGCGACGCGAGCGATGCCCTGGAGCTGCGACGCGCCGACCGCGAACGCCGCGAGCTGCTCGATCGCGAACGCGCCGCGCGAACGGAGGCGGAGATCGCGACGGCGCGGCTTGAGGCGCTGCAGCGGATCACCGACGCCGCGCTTGCGCGCAGCGGGCTCGACGACCAGCTGTCCGAGATGCTGCGCCGGATCATGCCTGTCTTCGACGCCCGTGCCGCGCTCGCGCTCGTACCGAGCCTCCCTGCCGGAAGCTTTTCGGTGCGCGCCGCGGTCGGGATCGATCAGATGCTGCGTGCGCCGGTGCGCGTGCATGGCGGCGACGCGGAGCGCGCGATCCAGGCGCACCGGCCGATGCCGATCCTCGATCTGTCCGCTGCGGAACTGGACGCGCTCGTCGGCTCATCGGTGCAGGCGTCGGTCGTCGCGCCGCTGCACGCCGAGGGCGAGCTCGTCGGTCTTTTGTACCTCGCCAGTGACCACGGGCACGCTTTCACGTCCGACGAGCTCGGCCTGCTCCGTCTCATCGCCGAGCGCGTAGCGGGCACGATCGATCGTGCGGCACTCCTTGAGTCCGAGAGGCGCGCACGCGGGGCGGCAGAAGCGGCGGAAGGTCGCATGCGATTGCTGCTCGAAGCGGGCGAGGCGCTCAGTGAGGAGACCGCCGTGCAGCGCCGCCTCGAGCAGATCACGCGGCTCGCGGTGCCGAAGCTCGCGGACTTCTGCGCGATCGATCTGCTCGAAGAGGATGGATCGCTGCGGCGCGTGGCCCTCGCGGCATTGGAAGTCGATGTCGAGCGTGCGAACTGGGCTGTCGCGAGCCGCTACCGGCGCGATCCGCTAGGAACGCATCCGGTGTGGGAGGTGCTGCGCGACGCGCGGCCGCTCGTCTGGGACGAGGTCGACCCCGACCGTCTGCAGCGCCTCGCTCGGAACGGCGACCACCTGCGCCAGCTGCTCGAGCGCGGCATCTGCTCCTGGATGGGCGTTCCGCTGAGGGTGGAGGGTCGGGTGCGCGGTGCGATGTCGTTCACCAACGCGGAGTCGCGGCGCCGTTTCGCACCGGACGATCTCGCGACCGCTGAGGAGCTTGCCGGCCGCGTGGCGGCGGCCATCGCGCGGTCACCGGGCGATACGATTGCCTGA
- a CDS encoding bifunctional 4-hydroxy-2-oxoglutarate aldolase/2-dehydro-3-deoxy-phosphogluconate aldolase encodes MATVQQPLALRRDLVRIFGEDRLVAVVRTATPEIAERAARWVAEAGVRLVEITLTVPDAYELIAKLATDDTFAKQGAIVGAGTVLSGAQAEDAVLAGARFLVSPALVPEMLAVGRARDVMTMPGTMTPSEMLKAAELGADFIKIFPIATIGGPDFVTNVRRALTHLPLVATGNVEYDEIPAYFKAGVVGFGIGGPLIRGDLLDRGDHAGVVANAKRFLAATRRA; translated from the coding sequence ATGGCCACCGTGCAGCAGCCCCTCGCACTGCGCCGCGACCTCGTCCGGATCTTCGGCGAGGACCGGCTTGTCGCGGTCGTCCGGACCGCCACGCCCGAGATCGCCGAGCGCGCCGCACGCTGGGTGGCCGAGGCGGGCGTCCGTCTTGTGGAGATCACGCTCACTGTGCCCGACGCGTACGAGCTCATCGCGAAGCTCGCGACCGACGACACGTTCGCCAAGCAAGGCGCGATCGTCGGGGCCGGAACGGTGCTCTCCGGCGCGCAGGCCGAGGATGCCGTGCTCGCGGGCGCGCGATTCCTCGTCAGCCCCGCGCTGGTCCCCGAGATGCTCGCCGTCGGCCGCGCACGCGACGTGATGACGATGCCAGGAACGATGACCCCGAGCGAGATGCTGAAGGCCGCCGAGCTCGGCGCTGACTTCATCAAGATCTTCCCCATCGCGACGATCGGCGGTCCCGACTTCGTGACGAACGTCCGTCGCGCGCTGACGCACCTCCCGCTGGTCGCGACCGGGAACGTCGAATACGACGAGATCCCCGCGTACTTCAAGGCAGGCGTCGTCGGCTTCGGCATCGGCGGCCCGCTCATCCGTGGCGATCTCCTGGATCGCGGGGATCACGCCGGCGTCGTAGCCAACGCGAAGCGGTTCCTCGCAGCGACGCGCAGGGCCTGA
- a CDS encoding glycoside hydrolase family 15 protein, translating to MPRDLPLGNGDFLVTFDARYQLRDIYYPHVGQENHTVGAPCRFGVWVDGKFSWVGDEAWECHIEYEHETLVGDTALHNAALGLRLRCRDAVDFDRNIYFKEVTVEDEFGREREIRAFQHFDAHLFGNEVGDSAFYDPRSQSIVHYKGRRAFLLSGTAGGHSFGLTSFAIGQKDAPGKEGTWRDAEDGVLSRNAVAQGSIDSVGMLSFRVPANGSSTVVFWIGAGASYDDVRELDKLVRERGPASFLARTKDYWRLWANKDESVADHLPAEIARLYKRSTLIIRTQVDNRGAIIAGNDSDVLRFNRDTYSYLWPRDGALVADALDLAGYGEVTRRFFFLCGDLMTREGYLLHKYNPDGSLGSSWHAWSTPEGRLELPIQEDETGLPIWALWQHYERDRDIEFIRPLYRKLVRTGADFMATFREVHSKLPAPSFDLWEERRGIHAFTTAAVWAGLTAARNFAVAFGQHELAKRYAVAAQEIREAALTHLWDEDRGRFVRTVAVLPDGMIVKDATIDISLAGIFLFGMLPAADPRVVATMKAIEQRLTVRTPVGGIARYENDYYFQISQDVATVPGNPWFISTLWLAEWYIATAATLDDLERPLGLLRWCASKALPSGVLAEQVHPYSGEPLSVSPLTWSHAAFVSAVQHYARASARIKGRAHERVVRSGEVIA from the coding sequence TTGCCTCGCGACCTCCCGCTCGGCAACGGCGACTTCCTCGTCACGTTCGACGCGCGCTATCAGCTGCGCGACATCTACTACCCGCACGTCGGTCAGGAGAACCACACCGTCGGCGCGCCCTGCCGGTTCGGCGTCTGGGTCGACGGCAAGTTCAGCTGGGTCGGAGACGAAGCCTGGGAGTGCCACATCGAGTACGAGCACGAAACGCTCGTGGGCGACACGGCGCTCCACAACGCGGCGCTCGGCCTGCGGCTGCGATGCCGCGACGCCGTGGACTTCGACCGCAACATCTACTTCAAAGAGGTCACGGTCGAGGACGAGTTCGGGCGCGAACGCGAGATACGCGCGTTCCAGCACTTCGACGCGCACCTGTTCGGGAACGAAGTCGGCGACTCGGCGTTCTACGATCCGCGCTCGCAGTCGATCGTCCACTACAAGGGACGCCGCGCGTTCCTCCTCTCGGGCACGGCGGGCGGGCACTCCTTCGGGCTGACCTCGTTCGCGATCGGACAGAAGGACGCACCAGGCAAGGAGGGCACCTGGCGCGACGCGGAGGACGGCGTGCTGTCACGGAACGCCGTGGCGCAGGGCTCCATCGACAGCGTGGGGATGCTGAGCTTCCGCGTGCCGGCGAACGGAAGCTCGACGGTCGTCTTCTGGATCGGGGCCGGCGCGTCGTACGACGACGTGCGTGAGCTCGACAAGCTCGTCCGCGAGCGCGGGCCGGCATCGTTCCTCGCCCGGACGAAGGACTACTGGCGGCTCTGGGCGAACAAGGACGAATCGGTCGCTGACCATCTGCCCGCGGAGATCGCCCGGCTTTACAAGCGATCCACGCTGATCATCCGCACCCAGGTCGACAACCGCGGCGCGATCATCGCCGGGAACGACTCCGACGTCCTTCGCTTCAACCGCGACACGTATTCGTACCTCTGGCCGCGTGACGGCGCGCTCGTCGCGGATGCGCTTGACCTCGCCGGCTATGGCGAGGTGACGCGCCGCTTCTTCTTCCTCTGCGGCGACCTGATGACGCGGGAGGGCTACCTGCTGCATAAGTACAACCCCGACGGTTCGCTCGGCTCGTCGTGGCACGCCTGGTCCACTCCCGAAGGGCGGCTCGAGCTGCCGATCCAGGAGGACGAGACCGGTCTGCCGATCTGGGCGCTCTGGCAGCACTACGAACGCGACCGCGACATCGAATTCATCCGCCCGCTGTACCGCAAGCTCGTTCGCACTGGCGCCGATTTCATGGCGACGTTCCGCGAAGTGCACTCGAAGCTTCCGGCGCCCTCGTTCGATCTCTGGGAAGAGCGCCGCGGGATCCACGCCTTCACGACCGCGGCGGTGTGGGCGGGCCTCACGGCCGCACGTAACTTCGCGGTCGCCTTCGGCCAGCACGAGCTCGCGAAGCGCTACGCGGTCGCCGCGCAGGAGATCCGCGAAGCGGCGCTCACACATCTCTGGGACGAGGATCGAGGCCGGTTCGTGCGTACCGTCGCGGTGCTGCCCGACGGCATGATCGTCAAGGACGCGACGATCGACATCTCGTTGGCCGGCATCTTCCTCTTCGGCATGCTGCCCGCCGCGGATCCGCGCGTGGTCGCGACGATGAAGGCGATCGAGCAGCGCCTGACGGTGCGGACGCCCGTCGGTGGCATCGCGCGGTACGAGAACGACTACTACTTCCAGATCTCGCAGGACGTCGCCACCGTACCCGGGAATCCCTGGTTCATCAGCACGCTCTGGCTCGCTGAGTGGTACATCGCGACGGCGGCGACGCTCGACGACCTCGAGCGCCCCCTCGGGCTGCTCCGTTGGTGCGCGAGCAAGGCGCTGCCCTCGGGCGTTCTCGCGGAACAGGTGCATCCGTACAGCGGCGAGCCGCTATCGGTCTCGCCGCTCACCTGGTCCCACGCCGCGTTCGTGAGCGCCGTCCAGCATTACGCTCGCGCGTCCGCTCGGATCAAGGGACGCGCCCACGAGCGCGTCGTCCGCTCCGGAGAAGTCATCGCGTGA